GGAATCCTTGTACTATTTGAAAAACATGGGAAATTCACTTGCATTCTTTTCTTTTCACAGTTATATTATAAAAAGTTTGTGAAAAATTTATAATGTAAAAGGATCGGGAAAAATGAAGGATATGATACCCCAGTTTTTTTTATCAATGAAGCACTATACAAGAGAGCAGTTTATAAAGGATATTATTTCCGGAATTATCGTGGCAATCATTGCCCTGCCTCTCTCTATCGCTCTTGCCCTGGCTTCCGGCGTAACCCCGGAGCAGGGACTTTATACGGCCATTGTCGCAGGCTTTGTGATCTCTTTTTTAGGCGGCAGTAAGGTGCAGATTGCAGGGCCTACGGCTGCATTTGCTTCTATTGTTGCTGGTATTGTCATAAAAAACGGGCTTGACGGTCTGGCCGCGGCAACCGTAATGGCCGGAATTATTCTGGTTATCATGGGATTTTTACGGTTGGGAAGTCTGATACGTTTTATTCCCTATACCATTACAACCGGGTTTACCGCCGGCATTGCGGTGACTATTTTTATCGGCCAGATAAAGGATTTCCTGGGGCTTACCTTTGAAAAGGCTCCGGTGGAGACCATGGAAAAGCTGGAGCAGGTGGTACACTCCATCGGAACCCTTAATCCCATGGCATTGGCAATAGGAATGATCGCCCTTTCCGTACTTATCATCTGGCCAAGATATTTTAAGAAGGTCCCCCCATCCTTAGTTGCAGTTGTTCTCACTGCGGTTCTGGTAAAGGTGCTGGATCTTCCGGTTCATACCATTGGTGATCTGTATACCATTTCCCCCAGTCTTCCGGCTCTGCATGTTCCCAGGCTGTCCCTTGACATGATGGGGAAGGTCATGCCTGATGCAGTGACCATTGCGGTGTTGGCTGCCATTGAATCATTGCTGTCCTGCGTTGTGGCAGACGGAATGATAGGAAGCAGGCATAATTCCAACATGGAACTGATTGCTCAGGGACTGGGTAATACCTTTTCTGCATTGTTTGGAGGAATCCCGGCTACAGGCGCCATTGCGCGGACGGCCGCCAACGTGAAAAACGGAGGAAGAACTCCTGTGGCGGGAATGGTTCATGCAGTTCTTCTGCTGTTGATCCTTGTATTTCTCATGCCATATGCAGCCCTTATCCCTATGCCGGCCATTGCAGCGATTCTGTTTATGGTTGCATATAATATGAGCGAGTGGAGAGAATTTGTTTCAATTGTAAAAACTTCCCCTAAAAGTGACTGGTCCGTGCTTTTGGTCGCTTTTATCCTGACCGTGGTATTTGATCTGGTGGTGGCTATCGGCGTTGGCCTGATATTTGCTTCTTTGCTGTTCATGAAGCGGATGGCGGATGTGGCCGAGGTAAACGGCTGGAAGTATCTGGAGGATAAAGAGGAGAATGAAGGAGACCGCATTGACTTAAAGCCTGTTCCAGGGCATGTGGCCGTATTTGAAATCAATGGTCCAATGTTTTTTGGAGCCGCAGATAAGATATCCAAGGTGGTACTGGAAGACGGAAAGAGAGTGCTGATACTCCGTATGCGGAGCGTTCCGGCCATGGATACAACTGCCTTAAAAAGCTTAAAGAAGCTTTACAGCAGTTTAAAAAGAAAGAACATCACACTGATGTTATCCCATGTGAACGAACAGCCTATGTCAATGATGGAACGGGCGGGATTTGTAGATGATATGGGACGGGAGAATATTGCAGGCTGCATTGATGAGGCTTTGATGCGTGCCTCCGCGCTATAAAAATACCGGCAAGCCGGAAAACAGGCCGTAAGGGTCAGAGAAAAGGAATGCTCTGATTTCTTACGGCCTGTTTATGTTCTGTCAGCCGCTTTATTCCCTTCTTAGGACCGGTCAATCCCCAACTCTTTTCCATGGGCGGGGGCCTGGGAAGGGGGAACAATGGAGATAAAAAGGGACAAGTCGTTAAAAAAATATCATAAAAATATGAAAAAGATGTTGACATCTCAAAAAGATAATATTATAATCAATACATATTAAACCTATAAAGATAATAGGGTATTGAAGAAAGGATGTCATTCATATGATAAACACAATGTTTTCTGCAGGGATTGACCATTTTGCAAGCTTTGAACAGATGGATAGCTGTTGTTGTAAAACTGTGTGCATGTATATGAATACAGCTTATTTTTGTATGTATTAGAATACCTGGATCCGTGACAGCTGGAGTTTTACAGGTACTGTAATAGTACCTGTTTTTTTTATAAGCGGAAATTAATGATAAAGTCCATGGTTATGCCATTGGATCAATCCATAAATGCAGGAGATTCAGGGAATACGAAAAGAATGAAAATACATATAAAAAGAACCACCTGAGAAAAAGAAACCGGGCCGGGGAAAGAGATAGGGTCCTGGCGGAGATTCATAAGTGAGAGAAGGTGATTCCCATATCCTATTCAAATGCTTCTGATCCTGAAAAAGAATACATTGAGCTGATCCATGAAATGGCCAGCCATGTAAAGTATGGTTCCATTACCATAACGATTCAGGATGGAAAAATCGTACAGATCGAAAAAATAGAAAAAATCAGATTAAAGAGCTGACTGGACAACCGGAGGTTCTGATAAGCAGGAATGCGTATCAGGGAAGGTTGTCTTTTTTTGTATCCTAATTTAAGAAAGAGAGAGTGAAATGGCAAATACATATCAAAATCTGCAAAAGTCACATCCATGCTTTGGAGGAAATAAAAACAACGTGGGCCGGATCCATCTTCCGGTAAGCCCTGGCTGCAATATTTCCTGTAAGTTCTGTGACAGGAGAATTAACGATGAGGAAGAAAGGCCGGGAGTGACCTCTAAGGTGCTCACCCCTTTGCAGGCACTTAAGGTTCTTGACAAGGCTCTTGTCCTTTGTCCGGAGATCACGGTGGCAGGCATTGCAGGTCCAGGCGATACCCTGGCTACGGATTACGCTCTGGAGACATTCCGCCTGGTAAAGAAACACCATCCGGAGCTGATCAAATGTATGAGCACCAACGGGCTCCTTCTCTATGAAAGGGCGGCTGAGATCATTGAAATCGGAGTAGAATCCGTGACCGTTACAGTAAATGCGGTGGACCCGGAAATCGAGGCAAAGCTGAACCGGTGGATTCTGTACCATGGAAAAATCTATGAGGGAGTCCAGGCGGCTGAGATCCTGATAGAAAACCAGTTAAAGGGAATCAAAAAGATAGCGGATGCAGGAATTACGGTGAAAGTGAATACCGTGCTGGTGCCAAACATAAACGGAGGGCATATTGAGGATATTGCAAAGGCCGTAAAAGAGGCAGGCGCAAGGATCTATAACATCATTCCCCTGATCCCACAGGCAGACCTTTCCCGTGAACCAGCCCCTGTCTGTCAGGAAATCGACGAGGCCAGGACCCGGGCAGGAAAATACATCGATGTTTTCCGCCACTGCCAGCACTGCCGTGCCGATGCGGTGGGCATGCTTGGGGGGAAGGATTACGGAGATCTCATATACCAGAGAAGGATCGCAGGAAGTGATACCTTTTCCCACGGATAAAGGAAAAGGGGATTGAAAACACCATGAAATATAAGATAGCAGTCGCATCAACAGACGGAAAGGTAGTAAACCAGCATTTTGGCAGAGCCGAAGTTTTTTACATCGTAGCAGCCGACAGCAGGGATATGACATTCACATACGAGGGAAGCCGTAAAACAGTTCCCGTATGCAAGGGACAGGAGCATGATGAAACACAGTTAAAAGCCCTGGCAGTCCTGTTTGAAGATTGTGATTATGTTCTGGTCAGCCGGATCGGAGCCGGTGCTAGGGCTGCCCTGGAACAAAACCACATTGAAGCCTTTGAACTGCCGGGATATATTGAGGATTCCATCAGGAGGCTTCTTACTTACACAGAGTTACGGAAGTTATTAAATGAAGTTTAGAAAGGATCCATGACCATGGGCCAACTGGTTTTTAACAGAGCCAATGGAAGACTTATACGATAATTTATGATGAGAATCAGAAAGAGAGGATTTTATCAATGGGACAGATCAGACAGATTGCTATTTACGGGAAGGGAGGAATCGGAAAATCCACCACAACCCAAAACCTGACGGCAGGGCTGGTAGAGCTTGGAAAAAAGGTCATGGTTGTGGGGTGCGATCCAAAAGCGGATTCCACCAGGCTGCTCTTAGGCGGTCTGGCGCAGAAAACGGTTCTTGATACGTTGCGGGAAGAGGGGGACAGTGTAGAGCTGGACCGCATCATGAAGGAAGGTTATAAGGGAACCAGGTGTGTGGAATCAGGAGGCCCGGAGCCGGGAGTAGGCTGTGCCGGCAGAGGCATCATCACTTCCATAGGACTTCTTGAAAATCTTGGCGCCTATACCGATGACCTTGATTATGTGTTTTATGACGTATTGGGAGATGTGGTCTGCGGAGGATTTGCCATGCCCATCCGGGAAGGAAAGGCCAAAGAAATCTACATTGTGGCAAGCGGGGAGATGATGGCCCTGTATGCGGCAAATAACATTGCAAAAGGCATCAAACGGTATGCAAAGACCGGAGGAGTACGGCTTGGGGGAATTATCTGCAACAGCCGGAACGTGGACCGGGAGCTGGATCTGCTCCGTGCCTTTTCAAAAGAGCTTGGGACCAAGCTTCTCTACTTCGTTCCAAGGGATAACATTGTGCAGCATGCGGAGATCAACCGCAAAACAGTCATTGAATACAAACCCGATTCCAGCCAGGCAGATGAATACCGGAATCTTGCGCAGGCTGTCATTGATAATCAGGATTTCACCATTCCCACGCCCATGGATCAGGAACGGCTGGAAGAAATTCTTTTTGAATTCGGGCTTATGAACATCAACGATGATTATAAGATCTAAGGCACAAAGGGTGCTGGAATAAGGAGGGAATGAATGAGTAATATTCATAAATCAATCACGGAACTCATAGGAAAAACGCCTCTTTTGGAGCTGGAAAATTACGCAAAAAAACATGCTCTGGAAGCGAAGATCATCGCAAAGCTTGAGTATTTTAATCCCAACCAGAGCGTAAAAGACAGGATCGCACTGGCCATGATCGATGATGCGGAAAAAAAGGGACTTTTAAAACCAGGGTATACCATTGTGGAAACCACCAGCGGAAATACGGGGATCGGCCTTGCGGCAATCGCGGCAGCCAGAGGATATTCTTTCCGGGTATATGTCCAGGATTATGTCAGCGAGGAACGGTTTAAGAACATCAGAGCTTTTGGCGGAGAAGCCATCAGATTATCTCAGGTGCCGGAGGTCCAGGCGGTGCTGGATGAAACAGGCGGGGATTTTGTGGCGGCTGTTAATACTCTGAAGGAGAAGGTGCTGTCAAAGGAAAAAAACATCTTTTTTGTCAATCAGATCGAAAATCCGGCAAATCCTTTTGTTCATGAAGCGACCACAGGGCCGGAGATCTGGGCGGATACGGATGGAGAGGTGGATATTCTGGTGGCCTGCGTCGGCACGGGAGGTACCGTATCAGGGGCGGGAAAGTACTTAAAAGGTAAAAATAAAAATATTAAGATCATTGCCATACAGCCGGGGCCAAATTCCCTGCCCAGTGAGACCGATCCACTGCCGCCGGATATCACAGGGATCCATCCCTTTGAAGGAGTGCCTGCAGAACGGGTTCCCCTTACCATGGATCGAAACATTTATGATGAAAAATATGAGGTGGAAACTTATCAGGCTTATGAAGCTGCAAAGGAAGTGGCAAGGACAGACGGGATATTAGTGGGAACTTCCTCCGGAGCCGCCATTTTTGCAGCCGCCCAGGTGGCAAAAAGAACTGAAAACAAAGGAAAGAATATTGTAGTTGTTTTAGCGGATACCGGTCTTAGGTACCTGTCCACAAAGCTTTTTGAAGAAGCTTAGTCAAAGTCTGGAGGTTAAACATGGCAATTAATTTATCAAATTCCAATCTGGCTACCAGGGAGACCCGGTTAGGTTCCATAACCGGATATGTAGGAGACTTACATGATCTTGCCAGTCAGAGTAAGTGCGGCAGCTTAAAGGGCTGCGGGCGCTGTTTTTCCCAGTCAAGCACCTGCCTTTCAGGCTGTGCTCTCAGCCAGCTGGGAGGGATCCGGGATGTGGCGGTCATCCATCACGGTCCTTCCGGGTGTTCGGCCACGGCCAGTTCACAGTACATTGTTACCAATCAGGTAGCCGCTAAAAGAGGAGTCGTAAACAAATCTGTATACATCGGCACGGACATGAATGAGAATGATACTATTTTCGGCTCCACAGAAGCCCTGGCAGATATTATTGTGGAGGTTAACCGGCGTTACCAGCCAAAGGCAATTTTTGTCAGCAGTTCCTGTGCCACGGGGATCATCGGAGAAGACATTGACAGCGTGGTGGATGATGTGAAGGATCAGATTCCGGTACCTGTCATAGCCGTTCACTGCGAAGGTTTTAAATCACGAATCTGGGCGACAGGGTTTGATATATCCGATCATGCGGTATTAAGCGGAATCGTAAAGCCTCCCCAGCGGAAAAGAAAAACCATTAATTTTAAAAACTTTTTCGAAAGCGCCAGAAATGAAATCATGGAAATGTTTAAGAATTTTGATTTAGAACCCATTTTTTTATATGCCAACGCAACGGTGGAAGAACTGGAGCATTTATCAGAATCCGTTGCGACAACGTGCATCTGCGGAGTTCTTGGAAATTATCTGGGCAATGGCTTAGAAGAGCACTATGGCGTTCCCTATATCCGGACCGTCAATCCCTTGGGGATCGTCGGATTTGAGACTTGGCTTCGGGAAATCGGAAGGGTGGCCGGTAAGCAGCTTGAGGTGGAGAATTACATAGAAGAACAAAGAAAGATCTATATTCCTCAGATTGAAGCGGTGAAGGAAGAATTAAAGGGATTAAAAGCGGTTCTCGGAATGGGGCCGGGCTACACCTTTGAGGTGACGAGAGTTTTGAACGAGCTGGGAATCGAAGTGGTTTGGGCGCTGGCATGGCATTATGACAAGAAATACGAAAACGGGGATGTACCTCCCGCCATGAGTTATCTTCTCGACAATGACATTAATTTTGAAACCAGTGTGGCGGACCAGCAGAACTTTGAGGTGATGAACATCTTAAACAAATACCGTCCTGATTTATACCTTTCCCGCCATCCCGGTTCTACAGTATGGGCCATTAAACAGGGGACGCCGGCGGTCTATGTGGCGGACGAATACATGATATTCGGATATAAGCATACGCTGGAGTTCGCTCATACGGTTTTAGATACCATACGGAACCGGAGCTTTGAACAAAATCTGGCAAAACGAGTAAAGCTGCCTTACACGGACTGGTGGTATAAGCAGGATGTGGGAAGCTTTTTAGAGGAGGCGATTGGCTGATGGCAAAGATATTAGACAAACAGAGGTATAAATGCGCCATGAGCGCCATGCAGACCGTTCAGGCGATTGAACGGGCCATTCCGGTCCTCCATTCCGGGCCGGGCTGCGCCCAGAAGCTTTCCAATTCCTCGGGCAGTTCCGGATATTTTTCTCCCAATATCTATCCCTGTACCAGCATCAACGAAAAGGATGTTGTATTCGGAGGCGTTAAAAAGCTGGAGTCAACCATCAGACACTCCCTGGATGTCATTGACGCCGATTTATATGTGGTTTTGACCGGCTGTATCCCGGAGATCGTGGGTGACAACACCGAGGAAGTGGTGGAGGGGTTCCGGGATGCCGAAAAACCGGTCATCTATGCCTCAACCGCAGGCTTTAAGGGAAACAACTACAAGGGCCATGAGCAGGTGGTGGATGCAATCATTGACCAGCTTTTGGAACGGTCAGATAACCGGATAAAAAATCTGGTCAATATATGGGCCGATGTGCCTTATCAGGATGAATTCTGGCTGGGAAATTTAAGAGAGCTTGAAAATCTGGTCAGGGAGCTTGGCCTTACGCCGAACACCATATTTGGCTATCAAAGAGGATTAAGTAATGTAAAGAGGATCCCGGAAGCGGAATTTAACCTGCTGGTGTCTCCGTGGGTCGGGCTTAATAACATGAAGAACATGGAGAAGAAGCTTGGAATCCCTTATCTTCACTATCCCACCCTCCCCATAGGGGCTTTTGAAACCAGTAAATTCCTTCGGGAAGTAGGCGGGTTCGCAGGAGTGCCGGAGGAGAAGATCGAAAGCCTTATTGCTGAGAAAGAGGCTTATTATTACTATTACATTGAACGCTATGCGGATCTGTTCCTGGAGACCAGAGTCATGTCAAAGCAGTTTACAGTTGTGTCTGATGCCCAATATGCCCTTGGCATTACAAAGTTCCTGGTCAATGACCTGGGTTTGTTTCCTGCAAAGCAGTTCATAACGGATGATACTCCAAGAGAGTTCCGGAATAAGGTCTGTTCCTATTTTAAGGAGCTGAATTTTGGCATAGAAGCAGAGGTGGACTTTGAGACCGATGGCTATAAGATCCACAATGAGATCAAAGCCCATGATTATCATGGATATCCCCTGATCCTTGGAGGTCATTGGGAAAAAGAGGTTGCAAAACAGACTGATGCCCATTTCCTTAATGTATCCTGGCCGGTCAATGAAAGGCTGGTCATGAACAGCTACTATACAGGATATGACGGTGGCCTGAAGCTGATCGAAGACATCTATTCCGTTGCCAGAACAAGATTCAATTGACAGGCAGGTTCATGGAGGGAGTGTTATGCCATATAAAATTGCAGTTGCATCTTCTGACGGTGTGAATATTGACATGAATTTTGGGGCAGCCCATGAATTTTACATCTATAAAGTGGGAGAAGAAGGGGAGTACGCTCTTTTGGAAATAAGAGAAGCTGTAAATACAGCCGGAAAGCCTTCCTCCTGCCAGGGCGGGTGCAAAGGAAGGAACTGCGAAGGCTTACAGGAAAACCAT
The nucleotide sequence above comes from Lacrimispora sp. BS-2. Encoded proteins:
- a CDS encoding nitrogenase component 1, with the protein product MAINLSNSNLATRETRLGSITGYVGDLHDLASQSKCGSLKGCGRCFSQSSTCLSGCALSQLGGIRDVAVIHHGPSGCSATASSQYIVTNQVAAKRGVVNKSVYIGTDMNENDTIFGSTEALADIIVEVNRRYQPKAIFVSSSCATGIIGEDIDSVVDDVKDQIPVPVIAVHCEGFKSRIWATGFDISDHAVLSGIVKPPQRKRKTINFKNFFESARNEIMEMFKNFDLEPIFLYANATVEELEHLSESVATTCICGVLGNYLGNGLEEHYGVPYIRTVNPLGIVGFETWLREIGRVAGKQLEVENYIEEQRKIYIPQIEAVKEELKGLKAVLGMGPGYTFEVTRVLNELGIEVVWALAWHYDKKYENGDVPPAMSYLLDNDINFETSVADQQNFEVMNILNKYRPDLYLSRHPGSTVWAIKQGTPAVYVADEYMIFGYKHTLEFAHTVLDTIRNRSFEQNLAKRVKLPYTDWWYKQDVGSFLEEAIG
- a CDS encoding NifB/NifX family molybdenum-iron cluster-binding protein, producing MPYKIAVASSDGVNIDMNFGAAHEFYIYKVGEEGEYALLEIREAVNTAGKPSSCQGGCKGRNCEGLQENHPGVDFIADCRCVICKRIGFHIQKQLEKKAVSSFDVEGKIEGTLEKITGYFYRVDHHQTLRGMANKI
- a CDS encoding YezD family protein — translated: MIPISYSNASDPEKEYIELIHEMASHVKYGSITITIQDGKIVQIEKIEKIRLKS
- a CDS encoding nitrogenase component 1: MAKILDKQRYKCAMSAMQTVQAIERAIPVLHSGPGCAQKLSNSSGSSGYFSPNIYPCTSINEKDVVFGGVKKLESTIRHSLDVIDADLYVVLTGCIPEIVGDNTEEVVEGFRDAEKPVIYASTAGFKGNNYKGHEQVVDAIIDQLLERSDNRIKNLVNIWADVPYQDEFWLGNLRELENLVRELGLTPNTIFGYQRGLSNVKRIPEAEFNLLVSPWVGLNNMKNMEKKLGIPYLHYPTLPIGAFETSKFLREVGGFAGVPEEKIESLIAEKEAYYYYYIERYADLFLETRVMSKQFTVVSDAQYALGITKFLVNDLGLFPAKQFITDDTPREFRNKVCSYFKELNFGIEAEVDFETDGYKIHNEIKAHDYHGYPLILGGHWEKEVAKQTDAHFLNVSWPVNERLVMNSYYTGYDGGLKLIEDIYSVARTRFN
- a CDS encoding radical SAM protein; the encoded protein is MANTYQNLQKSHPCFGGNKNNVGRIHLPVSPGCNISCKFCDRRINDEEERPGVTSKVLTPLQALKVLDKALVLCPEITVAGIAGPGDTLATDYALETFRLVKKHHPELIKCMSTNGLLLYERAAEIIEIGVESVTVTVNAVDPEIEAKLNRWILYHGKIYEGVQAAEILIENQLKGIKKIADAGITVKVNTVLVPNINGGHIEDIAKAVKEAGARIYNIIPLIPQADLSREPAPVCQEIDEARTRAGKYIDVFRHCQHCRADAVGMLGGKDYGDLIYQRRIAGSDTFSHG
- a CDS encoding SulP family inorganic anion transporter encodes the protein MKDMIPQFFLSMKHYTREQFIKDIISGIIVAIIALPLSIALALASGVTPEQGLYTAIVAGFVISFLGGSKVQIAGPTAAFASIVAGIVIKNGLDGLAAATVMAGIILVIMGFLRLGSLIRFIPYTITTGFTAGIAVTIFIGQIKDFLGLTFEKAPVETMEKLEQVVHSIGTLNPMALAIGMIALSVLIIWPRYFKKVPPSLVAVVLTAVLVKVLDLPVHTIGDLYTISPSLPALHVPRLSLDMMGKVMPDAVTIAVLAAIESLLSCVVADGMIGSRHNSNMELIAQGLGNTFSALFGGIPATGAIARTAANVKNGGRTPVAGMVHAVLLLLILVFLMPYAALIPMPAIAAILFMVAYNMSEWREFVSIVKTSPKSDWSVLLVAFILTVVFDLVVAIGVGLIFASLLFMKRMADVAEVNGWKYLEDKEENEGDRIDLKPVPGHVAVFEINGPMFFGAADKISKVVLEDGKRVLILRMRSVPAMDTTALKSLKKLYSSLKRKNITLMLSHVNEQPMSMMERAGFVDDMGRENIAGCIDEALMRASAL
- a CDS encoding NifB/NifX family molybdenum-iron cluster-binding protein; the protein is MKYKIAVASTDGKVVNQHFGRAEVFYIVAADSRDMTFTYEGSRKTVPVCKGQEHDETQLKALAVLFEDCDYVLVSRIGAGARAALEQNHIEAFELPGYIEDSIRRLLTYTELRKLLNEV
- a CDS encoding cysteine synthase family protein; protein product: MSNIHKSITELIGKTPLLELENYAKKHALEAKIIAKLEYFNPNQSVKDRIALAMIDDAEKKGLLKPGYTIVETTSGNTGIGLAAIAAARGYSFRVYVQDYVSEERFKNIRAFGGEAIRLSQVPEVQAVLDETGGDFVAAVNTLKEKVLSKEKNIFFVNQIENPANPFVHEATTGPEIWADTDGEVDILVACVGTGGTVSGAGKYLKGKNKNIKIIAIQPGPNSLPSETDPLPPDITGIHPFEGVPAERVPLTMDRNIYDEKYEVETYQAYEAAKEVARTDGILVGTSSGAAIFAAAQVAKRTENKGKNIVVVLADTGLRYLSTKLFEEA
- the nifH gene encoding nitrogenase iron protein codes for the protein MGQIRQIAIYGKGGIGKSTTTQNLTAGLVELGKKVMVVGCDPKADSTRLLLGGLAQKTVLDTLREEGDSVELDRIMKEGYKGTRCVESGGPEPGVGCAGRGIITSIGLLENLGAYTDDLDYVFYDVLGDVVCGGFAMPIREGKAKEIYIVASGEMMALYAANNIAKGIKRYAKTGGVRLGGIICNSRNVDRELDLLRAFSKELGTKLLYFVPRDNIVQHAEINRKTVIEYKPDSSQADEYRNLAQAVIDNQDFTIPTPMDQERLEEILFEFGLMNINDDYKI